Below is a window of Penaeus monodon isolate SGIC_2016 chromosome 26, NSTDA_Pmon_1, whole genome shotgun sequence DNA.
caggtcatccttttcatgttaaccccTGTTTCACACGAgaaaaaaacccactggcgtagcactatccccccctatcaacaaACGCCTCCTCCCCTCGGGActacctaaacctaaaacaaactacaaaaaaatttaaataaattgtcCTCGGggcaaacaaaattttatttaaacaaaagtagccgtaattttaaaaaacagttttccaaaaaaaccaaaaaactttcatccagcgcggccttttttttcactctcgccCGGGGGCCCCTTGGAGGGGTGTGGCGGCGGTTTAAATTTGGGAGTGGCACCCCCAAAGGGGGATCTTCTGGGCCCCAAGcccggctcatggtcaccattgacgtcgtTGCATCGCCTTTTACCTCCAAATGCTCGTCCCTTCCCTCTCGGGGCCCGCGTTGCCATGTCCCCCTCGCcccctactggggctaacgtcatcttcccctttttacccATGGCCCCAAGtagcttcctttccccttttaaaaagccaCCCCATCCACGTGGCCAAACGCCGGGCGTTTTCCCCCCCTCTGCAATTGATAGGTTTACATCAGAAGGGCCCCCTAAACCCCCGTTGggatggcccttcccaggggctttAGCTTCGGCGAGAGGCCCCCGCTTCCGACGTGGGGTTTTGGGAACCACACTCTGTTCCCCCCATGTttttacccctttctcccccatgcCCGTCCCTAGGTCCCCCTTTAAAGGCATGGCTGGTACCCCTTTAGCTTGCTACGCACCGTCGGGGCACCTCCGCCAGGGTTTGCCCGGGGCTCCCGGGGCGCCAAGTCCCCCGAGGAAAATCGGGAAaggccccccaaacccaaaccaaattcccctttctcccccacgaCTCTttttggatgctccacttcccacAAGTGCCCACTTTTGGGCCCCGCTGGACCCGCTGGGCCCCTTTTTCGGGGAAGTTAGCAAACcaaaactgtaactaacccccctcCCCGGGCCAACAAGGCCCCCTGCCAACCCGCTACAAACCCTCccccagctgcaggttttggatttGGGGTCCACGAGGCCCCCCTGCAAAAGCCAAACCCCGGAAGCAAGGGCCCCCCTTTCACCGTGCCCCTCCCAGCTTCCGTCCAAAGGTCAAAACCCCCGCCTTACTTTTTCGTCCGGTGTCCAAAGGGCCCCGCAAGCATGCTCATCCAATCGGGGCCCCTACCCGGGGTCGCGGCCCCCCGTgcttcccccccgccccaaaagAGCCTCCCTGGGGCCCCctttagctgcacacaatgccctttACACCACACCAATCTCTGTGGTGTGTCGGAAAATCGCATGGGGGCCAAAATATCAGCCCCCACTAGGGTCCTTTTTCACCCCCAGTGTTTCCCCTGTCAGGCGGGATGGCTTTTTCCCCTCTACTGACCCCCCCAAAaagcatcgtgctggttcgacggcagcttaccccggcggggccccggggaaacccaggacggctggggttttttgggccccccttttttccgagGTTTTTTCCCCCGTACCACTTCCCTTTGGGCCTTTTGGACATTCCTCGGATTTGGGGACCAACCTGCCCCACTCCCCTTTCAGCACTGGGGTGGGAAAGGGATCAGAATCCCCTCCGGTTGAAGGGgcgtttctccccctccccccccacacccctaacgtccctttccctaccttttcccccagccccccaaaacaaacctttGGGAAAATGCCGGGTACCTTCCCTCAATCTAAacccttcccccaaatttttccttctggccccggaagtcccggcggggctgagcagcaaCAAAAaccctaggccactggttttcCTTCCCTGAAAGGGCCCCGAactccccaaagggccccccccagcgccacctgcagggccTCAAAGGGGGGGGCCTTTCTTGGCGTAGATTTACAGTTGCTTTGGGCCTTCAAagcgtccccaaaaaaaaaatgcgggccaggaccccaaaaacaaacccccttcCGCAGCCCCCGGGTAaagacccccttttccccgcgcCCCCACATcgtgcgccagctgggacagtgtccccGCCACGCTCACAGTCCGCTTCTTTTAAGTGGGCCCATATCCCCCGGGCCCGGTGGTTTGGGCCCGAAAAGGcgttttcaaagcctctgccacgctgggtaagggcctgttgggatggcggcagatgccccaacccTTTTTCCAAACCCCGGAGCCACCCTTAAACGCTGTTTAAACCAAACTGCagggccccttcccccttccttgggTCCCGCCCTGGGGAATGGGCCCGGGTTTCAAATTGGGCGGGCATAGCCCCcctggccaccttcccgtcgtactcagctggcttacgcttttacagaagtctggaggccgaagggctgcaggggggagaaagcgtgccgtgaaataacacgccccggggggggaaaaggggggggaaaaggggggggaaaaagggaaagaggcggGGTTTCCGGGGGccggtttgccgccacctataacCCAAAAAGGGGGCGGTTCCatgggtcccccccctttttgcagcGACCACTGCTCCGACACATTTCTGcaggccccccggggggttttttttccccggacccCAGGGGAACCCCCCGTAAAACTGAAAAACCCCCTGGCATCTGTTTCCCGAACCTCGTCCCGCCTTCTCTCTTGCAACTTAATACCTTGTGACCagcctttcccccctttacttttcccccctcaggccctttAACCTCGCCCCTTTAGAATCTGcacctcctttatttttttttatcagttcacTTTTTCACGTTGTTGCAGGGCCCTTTTTCGGTTTTACTGCTGATTTTcctcttcacaatgcaagataattgctctgtagcacctcaacaagtttggCAGAAAatggttttccccttcccctttcccttcccgcaTCTCGACAGATGGTGGGGCCTTTCTCGTTTTGCCCCCTGTGGCCCGCTCTTCCCGCCCTTTgtgcccctttcctccccataccGGCCACATGGGAATTTATCAGGTTTCCCCCCCGGCTTTGGTTCACCCCACTCGTGCCTGCCCCCAatcatacctccccctccctcatggtGCCGCCATCTTTTTGGGCGACATGATAAAACGGGGCGTTTTCACTgatcaaaaatttcccaaaacccactCCCCGACACCatttgttttaaaaccccccccgcctCGTCTCTTGCcaccaaaaaaaggtaaaggcccagccagacggcgtgctatccccgggggctgaacactgaacagctccaagggggcACCGGGGCACCCAGCGTCCCCGAACACCCCAGGGGGGCGCCAAGTGGCGGGCAaggcacaaaataaaaacaaaatgacagtcttccctttatttacacaagttatttacccgtaccctttttttataggccccaataaaagggggggaaaacccgcatgggCCAACCCCGCACCCTACAGCTTATTTAAatgggcaacacaaagtttttcagGTTTAAAAGGGCACCCCCAAAAGTCTTCCAAaggggcagcacccaacccccgtccccccccttggCTTAATTTTTCCGCTCCTCCCCCCACAGCCCGTTGCGTCTGTTTTCCCCGGGGTTCCCCTTTATGTAAACCCCTCCCAGGTCTCCCTTTTttgttcccccatttttttcgccccaggggacaaagacccactggccctgccaaaacatacatatacaacatatatacctaaacacacacacacacacacaccacaccccacacaacacacaccatatattttatacatacatatatataaaatgttaaaataaaatatatatactaattatacatatatatttattttaaaattaaaatataatatataattatatatataatattaattttgcgccgcgccgcgcgcgcgtgttttgtgtgtgtgtgtgtgttgtgtgtgttttgtgtgtgtgtgtgtgtgtgtgtgtgtgtgtctgtattgtgtgtgtatatacaatatttttgtgtgtggtgtggggttttttgtgtgtgttttttgtgtggggtgtgtggtgtgtgtgtgtggggtgtgtgtgtgtgtgtggggtttggggtgtggggtgtgtgtgtttacattgaacccccttttaaaataaatatatgtatacctaatttttttttacgtgtaaataaaaaaatatatattattatataatattattatatattaattttattaaagggatgtatgtatgtatgtattttgtatgggatgtgtatttttaaaaatatatatatattatataatattataaaaattttatatatttatattataattttctgttttttgtgtattttgttttgtgtgtgtggggtgtgtgtggtttttgtggtgtgtgtgttggtgttgtgtgtgtgtgtgtgtgtgtgcgttgttttggggtgtgtgtgtgtttgtgtgtgtgtgttgtgtgtgtgtgtgtgtgtgtgttgtgtgtgtttttgtttgggtgtttcatacacacaaaacattaaatattaaaaatatatcactaatggtatatatatacatatatattttttttcgtgtaaatatatatatattaatatattttaatataatatatatatatatatatatatatataataaaataatatgttatatatatataaaatattatataatatatatattaaaagggatatatattatatattattatatattttatatatattatattttatatatgtttttaaagggccgggggggggtggccgagtggttagagcatgggactcaggGCTGGGACGACGacaattttgaaattttgaaagtTCGAGTCCTGGCCGGGGCGTTGTTGCCTTTTggcaaaggaaattcacctcgattgcccaccaaGCCCGCCCAAGTTTAGTGCTGGGCCAAAGCCCGgtaaaatagagggaatgatttcctaaaaaaaaaggtaacccggcactccccgtggaaaggaaaatgggaccctAAAAACCCCGTACTTTGCTCCAAACATccaaacatgaaaacacaattttaattttctactgtgaccacggcgggtcaaaaaacctaaaccccggaaaaaaaaaaaaaaaaaaaaaaaaaaaaaaaaaaaaaaaatattatatatatatatatatataatatatatatgcatatataattgtgttttaaattataaattggtgtgcgtatgtggtggtgggtgtgtgtgcggggtgcgtgggtgtggtgtgttgtgtgtgtgttgtgtgtgtggtgtgtgtgtgtgtttgtgtttgtgtgtgtgtgtggttgtgtgtgtggtctatattatatataaaaattatattataaaatttatatatattatattatattttaatatatatatatataatttatatatatatttataatatattttaaaataatataattatttatttataatatatatatatatttatatataaatttttatttttttatgaataattgatattattttgaatacacatatataaatattattttgtatatatatttattgcgatatatattttaattatattatatatttaaaaatattatgtatcacatatctacataaaatttttaaaatacacaccacattttacatgtgttttttactaataatttttggaaaaaaggatccataaattacaaaaaaaaaaaaccctcaccaCATTATTTTacttgataatgaaataatgcgtgtttatacatattttacattttatcttgttggggtggtttgttgtggtggtgtgtgttgtgtgtgttgtgtgtgtgtgtgtgtgtgtgtgtggtgctggtgctgcgtgcgtgcgtgcgtgcgtcgtgcgtgcgtcgtgcgtgcgtgctgcgtgcgggggcgtgtggtgtgagtgtgtggcgtgtatgcgttgtgtgcgtgcgtgcgtggtgcgtggcgtgtgtgtgtgtgtgtggtgtgtggtggtggtgtgtggtgtgtgtgtgtgtgtgtgtgttgtgtgtgggcgtggtgcgtgctgcgtcgtgcgtgcgtgcgtgcgtgcgtgctgcgtggtgTCGCGGTGCGgtatgtgtgcgttatatataaaaaatttatatatataaataatatataataatatgttatattttgggTGTTATATACTTCatacttattaaaatatatatgatatatatacactaaataatcatttttagttttttttttttttttacaacagtacatatataataatacaaacaaccatacacatacacaacacaccacacacacacacacacacacacaaacacaaaaaccacacacacacacacacacaaaaccacatacatcaaaatattatatatatatatattaatttatatatatatgtgtggggtgtgtgtgttgtggtgtgtgggtgttgtgttttgtgtgtttgtgtgtgttttggtgtgtgtgtgtgtgtattatgtatttactgttcgtaaaaaaaacaaaaagttttgtatatatataatatatatatataatataattttaatataaaataataaaattttttttttttttttttacatatacatttagtaatatgtatgatatatgtatatatataattaatatatatatatatatatatatttataatataaaaaacataatatgcaaaacatatgttatattacatattttttattatttgtgattaattattatatttttacatatgtaggGAAATACCCCatcatatgtacataaaattaaaatatattataatataaatatatatatattaaaatatatttgtgggtgtgtgtgtgtgtgttttgggtgtgttggtgtgtgtgtgtgtggtgtgtgtgtgtgtgtgtgtgtgtgtttgtgtttggcgtgtgtgtttgtgcgtgtggggtgtatgtgtatgtgtatgcataatataatatattataatatatatatatatatatatatatatatatatattataaatataaaacatatatatactatataataaatatatatatatatatatatatgtgtgtgtgtgtgagtgtgtgtgtgtgtttgtgtgtttgtgtgaatttgtttttgtaggtgtgtggtgtgttgtttggtgtgtgtgggtgtgtgggttgtgtgtgtgtgtgtttatttatacatttacattctcataatatttattgtgtgtgtgtgtggtgtgggtgtgtggtgtggggtgtgtgtgtgtgtgtgggtgtgtggtgtggtggtgtgtggttatgtgtgtaacacaccaaaaaacccaccccaccaacacacacacacacacacacacacaaacacacccacacacacacatatatatatatttatatatatttatatatatattataatatatatatatataagtgtaacaCCACTCTTCGTTTGAAGGGTGTGTAGTTTACATGTATTTttcaattgtaaaaaaaaaaaaaaatctttttacataATTGTCTtcttgaaaagggaaaattttgcatAACGTTTGCATctatcgtatccaccgcgagcGAGCCCCCGTGTCCAAATCAACAACTTTGAAATTCCCAAGACCACGACTTTACTTGATTTACTAATTGAATCACATAACGTCAAGTACaggcattttctttgatatttttagcGTGTAGGGTTTCCCATAGACTAC
It encodes the following:
- the LOC119589618 gene encoding basic proline-rich protein-like — protein: MALPRGFSFGERPPLPTLLRTVGAPPPGFARGSRGAKSPEENRERPPKPKPNSPFSPTTLFGCSTSHKCPLLGPAGPAGPLFRGTAGFGFGVHEAPLQKPNPGSKGPPFTVPLPASVQRSKPPPYFFVRCPKGPASMLIQSGPLPGVAAPRASPPPQKSLPGAPFSCTQCPLHHTNLCGVSENRMGAKISAPTRVLFHPQCFPCQAGWLFPLY